Part of the Drosophila kikkawai strain 14028-0561.14 chromosome 3L, DkikHiC1v2, whole genome shotgun sequence genome is shown below.
GGCAGTTGATTGGAAATCTTCATCCGTTCCCCGGGTCAATACAACCCAGATTTCGGTGCCTCCGCCCCAAAGCAATTCAATCAGTGGGCTCGCAACTATGCGAGTAATCCACTTTGGGCGCCCAAAAGTattcaacaatttcttttaaacTTCCTGCTGACACAAATCAGCCCACGGCCATAACTCAAACTATCTCCACCTCCGCTCCACGCCCGTGTCCgtgcccatgcccatgcccaggCCCAGAATCAATAACCATAAACAGAAAATCCTTATGCTCACGTGTGGAGTGGAGGAGCAGCCGCATAAAAAGTATGCCACATGCTCTGGGAAATCACTAAATTCAGCCCAAGGCAACGTGTACCTCATCATTTATGGAGGCAGTAGAAAGGCAAGCTCGAACACCGAGCACCGAGCAGAGAGCACCGAACACCATGCAATGCCCCCGTTGATAACTGAGAGTGCTTATCACGCCCACTCCGTCCCCGTCTccatctccgtctccgtctccggcTCCGACGACTGCATGTGACATTTGCATGCTTACTTAAACAGCAAAAAGCAGCCTCTACGTCAGCGACTGCGGGCTTCTGCCACGTCGAGCTCGGCACGTCTGCGTCAACTATGCTTTACATTTCGGCCAGACTCGGTCTCAGGCTCAGGCTCTGGCTCAGGCTCAGGTCGGGACTCAAActcagtttcagttttgcCTGGCCCGCTGGTGTTGTCAGTAGGCAGTCGCAATCCTGTCGACGTCACATCAGCACACGTGTGTAGTAAAAATCAGACGTGTGGGCGCTCCTCCGGAGTCGGAGCTGTCGTAGTCGGGCCGAGTCCTGCCTCCATGTACTTTGATTGCTTGCACGTTACCCGTACAATTTTCGGTATGATGGCGGCAACATTTCATGATTTCTTGTACGTGTTTCAGTCTGAAAGCACGCGTCCTCCGCCTCGCCCTGTGCTTCTTGCCAAGTTGCCACTGCGCGACCCAACCCCCCAGATCTATTCCGGCTCTGGGGTTTCGGAGTAATGTATGCAAGCACTTTTTGTGTATGACGCCGTTGCGCTATGGGTCGTCGCCGTGTTTGTTTGCCTGGTGACTGATGATGGTTTTGCTCAGCTCCCATTTCGCCATCAGCCACAACCTCGGCTTCCACTTGAGCCACTAGTTTCTCGGAGGGCAGCGATTCGGGGGCTCGTTCTGCTAATAAATCAATGACGCCATTCCGAGACGAAGTAGGCGATGATTTATGCCTGGCGAAAGGGTTCCAAGCACTTTCGGGCCTAATTGAGTTGCCCTTGATGGATCCGTCATTCCTATATACTCCCTTATTTCGGTAAGGAATCCTTTCGGTCAGCAAATGCATAACAAATTGTATAGAAATAATCACAGTTTTATCCCaacaattttgaaatatatatgtgtaaattcatttgttatttgttCAATGGGAGAATCTGATATAATCGTACCGCCGTTGAGATCGCACTGGTCACTGCGAGTTGTGGACATCATAAAGCCCTTTCCCGACAATGTTCCGGCCAATGTCACCTTCAAGATTGTCCGCTTCTTCTATCCACCTTTCGCCGTGGAATTGGTGAATTTAATCCCTGTGGTCGACAATCCTGAACTGAACCTCATTGACGTTGGACTGTTTCTGACTTTCGTCTTCCTCACATACGTACTCTGTGCCAGGTGGAATTATTTCCTAAAAGCGGTAAGGGTTTAGCTAACCAAAGGCAATATAATAACTAGACTAGGGGAACATTCTGGATACATGATTCTCTGCGTTCTCACATTCCATTTCCTTATCTATTCTCTCCTGAATTTGCTTATGTATCTTATTAATTGTTACTCTACAGAAGCCCTATCGTCTGCCTGAGCAGCAGGCCAAGAGTGCGTCCGAAAAGAAGCAGTTGGCGGGCGACATTAATCTGCCAGACAACGCAACCAATGTCATCATGGAGCCCCAACAGCTGACCGAGTCGGACGACCACTTCATCGACACTGAAGAATACGAGGAGAATGATGATATCTGGTACCGCAGTCAAATGGATCTAAACGGTGACAAGCAGCACGATCTGGCGGGACAACTCAACAGAGCTGTCCGGGAGAGCTTCTAAGAGGCAGAAAGAGTCTAGCCTGTCGGCATTTTCCACTCTTTGTACTCTATACCCAGTAAAAGTTTTGTATCCTTCAAACCAAACAACTCGATTTAAGCTCCTTCAATTTCGTTTAATGATTGGGCTCCCTTTGCCGGCTCCGGAAAGTGTCGGCTTTGGGGTTTTCTCTGTGGGTGCAATAAAATGAAGTGATTTCCCGGTTTTATGCTCGACGCAGACACAGGGAGCCAGCGAAGAAGACACTGCACATGGGATTAGGTCGGGAATGGGGCTGGGGCTAGGGCTGAGGCTTGGGGCGAGGACTTGGGCAATCATTTTGGCAGCGCATGTGTCGGATTATTTTGTTGGCTTgcgttttatttaaatttgcttCTTTCGGATGCCTTTTTGCTCGTGCGGTGGTTGTTTGTCGCCCAAATCTGACAGCAGCTGAAAAGCAGGCTAAGCTTTTGCCGCCTCTTTTGGCTTGGCTCTGAGAACAAATTAATGATTTGCCATcaagcaaataaatcaaaagcttCAAAGCAGATCTCCGGCTTAGCTCAGCGGAGTGGGAATatgttatatacatatatattcaaagGCCTTTCATCTCGCTCTCTGCTCCACTTTAAAGAGCGGACAGCGTACATACATAGTTTTATTTTGCAGCTTTTTCCACTCAACTAAGCGCATGCATTGATGATATATCCCCGACCGTTTGACACCCCTTCCCATTGACATGACATAAATAACCGTGCGAGGctgttataatttataatccTTGCTGTGGGCATCCCGGCACAACAACAgtaacggcaacaacaacaacatcaacgaGAACAGGAGCAGGAATAACATTGGACTGCCACGGGgagtgcaaatatttttgcttgCTCTTCTCTTTCTCTATGATCCGGGCTTCctctttcatttttgttgtattttatttattcgaaACCTGCCCAGGCGGAATCTCTCCGGCTCAGTCCGCCTCACCCAGGTTGccagcacaaatattttgttgggTTCCCTTCCTTCTACACATCCCCAGATCCTGTGCTTGCATTTAGTTTGTGTTTACTTCTTTTTTGGTCGGTAAAATGAGGTCAAAAGTTTATTGGCCAACAACTGTGTGCGAGCATCCCCCTCTGCCGGTGCTGTTTTCGTAGGCATTAATGTCAGACCGAACAGCTTTAATGCCAATAAACAAATTGCATGCACTTAGCTACAGGCCTCGCGGGCGCGAAGGGAGGGATTAGGCCAATCGAAATGGGTTTTAAATGATCGTGCAGCACTCTCATTGGCTAACCACAACAGCGAGTCAGCCTCTATGTGCTGTCCCACTGCCAGCTAATTACAAACCAATCAGCCAactaataaatttcaaataaattatggaaaaataGATTCGCTAATGTATGGCACAGAAACTACAAAACGCAATAAAGCCAACGAGCACGGAACTGCCAAATgcattaaatgtttaaattatggGTTTAGAGCAGCGCTGCCTCCGGTGCGCAGGTtaactattttaattatttagaatAAATCTCCTAACATCTTTGTCAGATGCATAAACTATTAATTTTCCCTGCTCTGGCACTTTTAGAGATGATGTGAAAGTACGGGAACTGCTATCGACCCATTCACATGCGACTGAACATCAATCGAAGTTCTGAACATGGAAGCGAGCCGAAGGCTTCGAGTTGGTTTTGATCGGCTCAAGGTGGTTTATCCTTCCCCCAGTTGCCTTGGGTTTATTCCCTCCCCCATAAAAGCATTTGATTCAATGTTTAATGAGGGTGAACTGAATAATAGAGAAGGGCTACCTTAGTCCCGCTGGGAAGCCAGCAGCACCCCTTCCAGGGCACACTCCCTGCTCCATGATTATGACAGCTTCTTTGCCAAACCCTGCTCCTGTCAGGGAGCACCAGCACCGGCTTCCTCTGTGGCTCAGCCAGATTTCCAGGCTGTTCGGGCTTTAATTAAACGGCAATTGTGGTCATCAGTTGTCGGGCTCTCTGGTGCCTAATCAGTTTGTGTGATGAAAGACTAAGCCGGGATTACGGAATGTCTGCCATGCGGGTGCGACATTTGAATAATGAATGTCAACTCGATGCTCGCCTTGCAGGGCAAAAATATAAGCCTGGCCTAAGTCCCCAATGTCACTCAGCTGTCAATTGTGAGCAAACCTAAGGCGCAGGCCATCTAATTGGGGCGTGGCGAACTGACAAACTAACTGACCGGCTAACTGACGTAACCAGGCAAGGCAATTGGCCTGCCTGACTGCCGGATTGTCCGTCTCTCCATCAGTCTGTCGGGCTGTCCATCTGCCAGTTTGGCTGTCCCTTTTGCCTGACCATAAACTAATGCACCTAATTGCTGTGATTATGTCGTTTGTGATTATCTGAGTTTGTGTGTCCTTGCTCCCGTTTAAGCGGGTCCTGCGTTGCATACAATTAGACGCAGCGAACGCTAAATCTCATTTATCAACCGGTGCCCGATGCCCCTTGGCGCGACAATTTTCGATAATTTGCCAAAGACATCACGTAAATCTCAGCTGGCCGGATTCCTCTGCTGATTGGGTTAACTAATAACCAACCACACATCCCCCGTTCCAGTTGCTTTGGCTTGGCTCTGGGAACTTTGACTACCCTTCCTCTGCAACTGAACCGAGTCTGCCAGATTCATCTTCTGGCTGCCGGAAACTTTTTGCTGACAAGTGTGACAAGTTTTAAGGCCCATAACTAAGGCGGCAAAGCAGCCGATCACCCGCCCCGCCCCGACTGTCAACTCACCTTGGGTGAACGGTTCCAAGTGCAGGACTCCCCCCTACCAAGGGCTGTGGTTTCCTTCTGCCCCCGTGCTCTGCCCTGGGCCACATTACACATGTAGAAGGCAGAGCAATAATAGTAAATTTAAGCCCAGCCAACAGGGCGGAAAGGGAGAAATGGAGATGCGGAGGCAGGGGGACTTCACATGACTCGTTAAACTTTTTGCCATTGTAATAGTTCTGCTTGGTTGGTTTCTCTTTCTTTTGAGACAGAGACCGAACAGAAACCGAACCGAGCCCTGGCGAATGAATCCCACAAACCGAAGGAAGGATCCTTGGCTCCATGAGGGTGGTTGCTGTTTTACATGCTCCTGGTTTCTCTGCCACTGGCTGCCGGCTCCTGGCTCGGGTTTCTCTGGTTATGCGCATAATTTATAGAGTGCGACAATATGTTGCCCTCTGTCTGCCTCCCGGCAAACTTTTCCACTCTCGTTCAAGAAAGTAAGATTTCTCTGACCGATACAGCTGCCAAGTCTGGGTGTCCTCTGTGTGTGTTCGGTCCACTTTTGGGGGTCAAAGAGCAGTTGGAAGTCAAGGCTATTACCATAAGGGTACATCCACACATCTGGAAGACGTTCCACGCGGCTCTCTCTTAATTCTGCGCTCCGGAATGGAAGTCCCACGAACACAACTCCCTCCGGAACTGGACGAAAATAAAACTCTGGCACAAGCCTCAACCCCACGCGTTGCTGACGTTTTTTCGCCAAACGTTTGGGGCGATAAAAAtgcagaaacaaaaacatttgGTTAGCTGCATAAATTTcgttatgtgtgtgtgtttgttgtcgCCGCCGCGGCGGTCCGCTGATAAAACAGCGTCAAAAAAGTGTCGTCGGGGGAGCAACTTAAGTAAAACTGCGCTGTGTAGATCCTGCCAGATAGGAGAACGAGTTTGTTGCGTTGCCTAAACAAGCAGCGGGCcggcaggcagcaggcagtAGGAAGGACAAACAAgcgaaaaagttttaaatacaCATTTACGTAGGGCAAAGTTCGCCCCTGTCTCTTTCGGTCTCTgtcttgaaatttaaatatttgccgcCTTGGCATacttttggcttttggccGCACGCCCCTTGCCACTCATCGGATCCCTTTAATCAAGGACCTCCGGTTCAATGGCCTTCTCAAGACATCGCGTTTGGAGGAGAGCTCGTCGCATGTTTCCTGCACGCCTCATATTCCTGCCGCAAATCCCCTGCCGCAAAATTACACACACATGCAGCCCGGTTGTAGTATCtctatttacaatttatgccCCACGTAAAGGTAAATAAAGTTGCAACAAGCgctgctgttgccgctgcAGCTTGCTCATTGCATGCCACCAAAGTGACGTGCGTCCCCTGCCCTGCCCTTGGCCCTCCTAGGCTTCTCCGCTCATCGGAGCTGCCTCGGCGCGCTTTGGTGGTTTGCCTTACAAATCCCAAAACCATTTCActaattgaaatgaattttcatacacgagaaagaggaggagcaggatgTGGGGTAAACTTGGGCCCGCATGCATTTGCGGGTGTGTGAGCACCAGACACTCTCGTGTCGCAGCACAAAATTGCAATGACCTCGGGCAACCACAAGAGCGTTGCAGCTAAATATGTGGAATATATATGgcaaaaagcagcagcagcagccggtgTGCAGGCACGTCACAAGATCCTACGTCTCGCATCGCAGTTGAATGACTTATCATCCGGAGAGGACGAAGAGGAAGCTTTAAGACTCGCAAAGTGTCCCTGGCAAAGCTGTCAAATGAAATATGAATTCGGTGCGCTCTtgggtatacatatataatttatcaaAGTTTTCCTTTTGTGCCACTGACTCTCACTTGcgttctaaaaatattccaattaaaaatgcatataCAGTAatttggctgctgctgcctgctgggACGGGGAGTGGGAAtgagactgggactgggaccctctgtccccaaaaggattaaGCCACTCGACACGTCTCAAGATGTCGCCGGAGAAAGTAAATGGGCGGTGGATATACACGGcgtctttttattatttaaataattatgcaATACCCACGCCGGCAAGTCGGGCATCTTAGCGGCCGCATGCAGGAATTTTCAAGTTCGTAATTATGCGATGGCTGACTGCATTCCCTAAGCTCTCGCCCCCTCCCAGCCGCACTTCCTCttccatttttaatttattttgaataagcAGAAAAGGCACAAAAGACGTTGCCCAGACACTGCCGGCATTTCCCACAACGGAAGTCACTCCTTGTAGCTGCCGCTTGTTTGCATTCCATACGGCTGCCATGCTCTGCTCTGCCTccgttgcgtatacgtaatgtcgGGTAATGTGTGCACTGCTGTGAGTTTCTGAGAGGGAAGCCGTCCATTGAAAGGCGTTGAGCGTGGCTTGTAAATACAGAATGGCGATAAGGCGAGCCTGCAGGGAACCCTCTCCTACGACAGAATGGCTATCCTAAgccattttgaatttttgtctTGTGCTTCTCGGGGtaacattattttaattaacataTTTATGTGGGGCGGGGATAAGCGGCAACAAAAGCCAAGTCACTCGCCCCCACATACGGTTTGAGTGCattgcaattttaattacacaCGGAGGCAGGGAGGCGACAAGAGCGACTGCGGGAATTCTTAGGGAACATGCACTGCAATGTTGCCATctgaaaatcattaaaaattgtttgcgAACGGCGAAATCATTAAAAGCATATAAATTATGCAGACGTCCTCCAACCAGCCCGCATCGCATCCTTGCAGCCAAGTCGATCCGGGCCTCATAATTATGCAGCATATAAATGCCACCAGCAAGGACAGCCACGAAGGATGAGGACAAACATTGTTTTGTTAATGTTTTGCATGACTTAGTTGCATACTTTCGAGGGAAGCGGCCCAGGATGAAAAGGGTTCAAAGGAAAGCGGGCCTGGGCCAAGTTATTTCGTATGCGCACCTGAAAGTATGCTTTAAGAAATTCAGAAGCCCAGACTTGGCAACTTATGTATAGCAAGCAGCGCCGCCTAATTAAGTCGCAAAAGAAGTGAATTGCTTGTACTTTTGCCAGAGTTTTGGCCCGGCTGGTAGTCTAGTAACCGGAAATTTCAGGTATCTTGGTCAAAGACCGA
Proteins encoded:
- the LOC108084758 gene encoding uncharacterized protein — protein: MHNKLYRNNHSFIPTILKYICVNSFVICSMGESDIIVPPLRSHWSLRVVDIIKPFPDNVPANVTFKIVRFFYPPFAVELVNLIPVVDNPELNLIDVGLFLTFVFLTYVLCARWNYFLKAKPYRLPEQQAKSASEKKQLAGDINLPDNATNVIMEPQQLTESDDHFIDTEEYEENDDIWYRSQMDLNGDKQHDLAGQLNRAVRESF